The genome window tctaagcctctgcatctcagtgctagaggcatcactacagaccctggttcgattccaggctgtatcacaaccagctgtgattgggagttccatagggtggcgcacaagtCACCAAGCAGCACCTGGgttaggccttcattgtaaataagaatttgttcttaacagacttgcctagttaaataaagggctTCTTTCCCCACAGTCACTGATCAGAGACCAGATATACAAATAGTGAATTCCACTCAGAAAATAGAGACATCAACAGCATTTACTGAAGGACATCTTACCCAGTCACCACAGTTGAAGACCTTCAGGGTGAGGGCGAAGGCagcactagccacctgggagggagggaagtgcACCATCTCATAGTCCACCATGGTGAGCTCCACCAAGTACTTTGCCAGGGTGTGGTGCTCAGCAGTCACCTGGAGAGATTTTAATTAGTCATTTTGATTCTATAACTGGTGTGACTGTAGGCAATACAGATGGAGTGTAGTGTTGAAATACCTCGCCAATCTTTGAGGCCCTTCTGAGGAACTGGAGGGGGAGAGGGCGGCCAAAGCTGAACTTCAGCACTCTCAGTATCGTCATTTCCATGTCCCTGATCTGGGCAGTGGTGTAGGCCCGGTCGGTCACAAATGCAAAGTCTGCAATCTCTGGAGGGTACATCTCCTCGTATTTGGAGGCGATGAACATCGCAGTCACACCAACCAACTGAAGTTGCTTTTTGGGCACTGGGTTATCCTGTTGGAGATTAGGGTCAGTCAGGACAGTTTACAGTATAGGCCAAATTATACTGCCAATTGTCCCCAAGCCACTTCTTTGCCCTCCACTGATCCGAAGTCTGGATTGAGAAAAAAACATTTCCCACCAACTTCCCATTAAGAGTGGGGATACTCAAGTAGTCAGTTTACACAAATCATACCCAGTTTACAATAACCTAAAAGGCTTGTATCCCAGTTATAATAAAACCAGATGAGATGTCTGGGATACGCTGATCTTAGACAGGATACTATGGCATGTAAACAGCATCTCGTTTACAGCAGTCTGTTCTGCATATCATGGGCGTTGTCGGATTAACAAAAACACCTAAAAGAAAtaaaatgaatttaaaaaaaaaaaacctgctcAGTTCAATAGGCCATAATTTGTTTTCTGGATACGCCATACAGCCTACTGTCCACCCTAATTTAGACAATTTTTGCTTACTATTTCCATAAGTTGGTAGGCCATTTGTCAACTATAGTTAAAGACATGCAGCTTCTGTCTTAATGTGTTGCCCTAGAAAACTAAATGAAGtagtgctcaccagaataatgtcttaCGTCAATAGAGTGCATTAGTAATCTAGTCGACGTCGGTAAAGTCAATGTCTTTATGGCCCGGGGAGAAAACtcacaaaaaaaaaatggaaagacaTGCACAAGACTAATCAGTTTGACCGGTTAAGGAAATTAAAAGCTGAGAAAACACATCGTCTTGGGTGGATATTTTGTGTAGTTGAAATGCTGTCTGCTTGCATAACAGTGTCAAAGATGAGACATGTGCATTTGCAATAGATGCTGAAAGAGTCACATTCCTCCACTAATGTGTGTGAGACAATTAAACACGGTGTATTGTTCTGCAAGAGTTAATATTATGCTACATATGAGAAGTTgtaggcctacagtcagtgtccatatTACAGTTGCCATTTAACCTATGAACTTATGAGAAATCTGTTTATTCATGGCTACTTGTGAGCGGCTTATCGAAGATGCATGTAAACAGCTTATCCCAAATAAGACCTTAGGCAGGATATGAGCTACCATCCTGAATATTGTGTGCATTTAAACGTGGTCAGCGAACAAGCCCACTGGTGGGCTGTGTGACGTCCCTGCTACACTGTAGTTCACTGCCAGTAATTTCTCATCAGGATGGCTAGAACAGTAGGTCAAGCAAATTACCTGAAGGAAGCGGTCAATGATTCCCACAGTCATATACATGGTCTCCTGCAGCAGGCGGAACTTGATTTGGACCTGGACGAGCCAATCGATGAGAATAGCACGCATGTTGCCTGTAATTTCCTGTCCTTCCAGATATTTGGgtttaacagcctgatcaacctTTGAGGGGAGACGACAGAGGGATATGTAAGCAACAGGCACATACAGGACAATAAAATGCATTTCCTGGACCGTGGCTTTCAGCTGAGAAACATAATACAACAACCTCAAGTTTCTgaaggtatttgtagatgtccttCACATATTCACTGCAGAGCATGGGGTTGTCGTAGTCATCAGCATCCACATCCTTAATACTAAGTAGGACATCAGAGAAGGCCTGGCACAGTTCAATGGGAGCACAGCCAGAGGTCTCCATTGCTGTGGGAGACATTGGCTCAGGTAAAACCtgtcaacaaaaaaaaatatatatatatatatatatatatatatatatatatatatatatataaaaacactaGTGTTAGTATTCAATATGGAGTATGGTGGTGAACAATGTCTAATCATGATAGTCATGGAGTTCAGCAGATTGAAGGCTATTACAAATAAATCACAAGCTGCCAAATTCTTGCCCTTTGCCCCAGAAATCTCACCTGAACCTCCAGCTTAACAGGGGCAATAGCAACTTTTTGGGGTTGTTGGACCTCAGGGACCTTCGCCAGCCGTGTGCTGGCCTTCCTCTCAACCACCTTTGTGGGTTCTGCCTTGGCATCCTGTAGAATACAAAAATTAAGCACCGTATTTTAGTACTAGAAACAGGGTAGCTAGCAACCTATGCATTGTGAAGTTTTGTTATCCAAAATATAGTCACCTTTTTCAGAGTCTGTCTGGGGACTCCAACATTTCCGATTTCGCCGAGCGCAGCTCTTGCTCTCAGTGTAGGCTTGGTTCCCAGAACTACCTTGCCTGGCAGAGCAGTTTGGTTCTCTGAGGAACCCAGACGATTCTACAGGAATAAAAATAAGGGAACCATGTACAATAATATTATTCAAATAGAACACGACATAGCATTCTGAACGAGTAAACAATAACTTCAGAGAAAGCAGAAGTAACATTTTTCGCTGAGGCACGAGGCGATTCACTCCTCTGCATTTGAGCTTGAATTCTAAACAAAAGCAATAAGCAAGTTGCAAACGTAACACAAAAAGCTATAACAAACCAAACATATCGTAATGCAAAACAAATTCAGAAAAATACAACTTACTCTAGTCATACGGTGAGCCATTTCTAAATATACGACACTTCGGTGAAAGAGAATACGCTTACTGCACACAATATCTAAGAGTGAATCGCCGTAGTTTAAATCCTGGTTTACTCGAATTTCATTCGTTGCGTTCCAAAATGCGCTGCCATCTGATTGGATGACACGCAGCTGATTAGAATGCGTTTCTTAGGACGACCAGCAATCACATGACAGGATTTagctcgttttttttttttaaagacttcCGCCACCTTATAAATAAGAAACAAGTTATCCAGTTCAAAacaaaggcactgtactgtagttgtactgttaatgtacaattgtgttgaggtgtgtgttaccaTATAGATGATATGCCCCAAAGATTCTTATAAACCTTTGCAGCTGATTTTCTTAACCTGTATTTTATTCAATACAAGTGTACACTTTGAACTGTACTGTTATTTGAGTATTTACGGTCT of Salmo salar chromosome ssa01, Ssal_v3.1, whole genome shotgun sequence contains these proteins:
- the LOC106566708 gene encoding G2/mitotic-specific cyclin-B1, yielding MAHRMTRNRLGSSENQTALPGKVVLGTKPTLRARAALGEIGNVGVPRQTLKKDAKAEPTKVVERKASTRLAKVPEVQQPQKVAIAPVKLEVQVLPEPMSPTAMETSGCAPIELCQAFSDVLLSIKDVDADDYDNPMLCSEYVKDIYKYLQKLEVDQAVKPKYLEGQEITGNMRAILIDWLVQVQIKFRLLQETMYMTVGIIDRFLQDNPVPKKQLQLVGVTAMFIASKYEEMYPPEIADFAFVTDRAYTTAQIRDMEMTILRVLKFSFGRPLPLQFLRRASKIGEVTAEHHTLAKYLVELTMVDYEMVHFPPSQVASAAFALTLKVFNCGDWSSTLQHYMNYTEDCLVPVMQHIAKNVVKVNEGQTKHMAVKNKYSSQKHMKIATISQLKSLLIKDLAKQLTL